The proteins below come from a single Metarhizium brunneum chromosome 1, complete sequence genomic window:
- the psd gene encoding Phosphatidylserine decarboxylase proenzyme, with translation MHPDYSDIVKELRDELLWEENDLEQAVKNARKWDIPELDKYGIISAKGFLDFADWLVKGWVPTESTQGRDIYYILCIFYFVLSQKPLGGRQTKIHPLSIDQPMKPLSEWVVNFSKVVGQRMDEEGSINEASITTFRNSPLFRVFESEKHAKGWTTFNKFFYRELNEGRKIDGPEDDKIVVFPADSTFTGAYGINEDSEVVLKEEEWREVKEEVILKNVPWKVADLLGKHGSESVPSEPGSKSPPPTYGDLFKGGIWTHAYLNVFDYHRQHAPVSGTVEVVDVIPGTAYLEVLVKTDEQVGHNYLEPSRRIAEGQKNPSGINTLDMPDTPGYQFLQTRGLVIIKNDNLGRVAVLPIGMATVSSVVMKEGLKPGAKIKKGDEISHFQFGGSDCVVMFEKKARVSGFPDSDPASREHFFYGEKLCRAYYKKLQPI, from the coding sequence ATGCATCCAGACTATAGCGATATTGTCAAGGAGCTCCGTGACGAGCTGCTTTGGGAGGAAAATGACCTTGAGCAGGCCGTCAAGAACGCTCGCAAATGGGACATCCCCGAGCTAGACAAGTACGGCATCATCTCAGCTAAAGGATtcctcgactttgccgaCTGGTTGGTCAAAGGCTGGGTCCCTACCGAATCGACCCAGGGCCGGGACATCTACTACATTCTTtgtattttttattttgtcCTTTCCCAGAAGCCATTAGGCGGCCGTCAGACCAAAATCCACCCGCTTAGCATCGACCAGCCAATGAAACCTCTCTCTGAATGGGTAGTAAACTTCTCCAAGGTGGTCGGACAGAGAATGGACGAAGAAGGATCTATCAACGAGGCTTCTATAACAACATTTCGGAATTCTCCGCTTTTCCGTGTTTTTGAGTCCGAGAAGCACGCCAAGGGCTGGACGACTTTCAACAAGTTCTTCTACCGAGAACTTAACGAGGGTCGTAAAATTGATGGGCCCGAGGACGATAAGATCGTCGTGTTCCCTGCTGATTCCACTTTCACTGGCGCATATGGCATCAACGAGGACTCCGAGGTTGTTCTCAAGGAGGAAGAGTGGAGAGAGGTGAAAGAAGAGGTGATTCTAAAGAATGTACCATGGAAAGTGGCAGATCTTCTGGGAAAACATGGCAGCGAGTCGGTTCCTTCTGAACCAGGTTCTAAAAGCCCCCCACCCACCTATGGAGATCTCTTTAAAGGCGGAATCTGGACTCACGCCTACTTGAATGTGTTTGACTACCATCGTCAGCATGCCCCTGTGTCGGGGACAGTGGAAGTCGTCGATGTCATTCCTGGCACAGCCTACCTCGAGGTGCTGGTCAAGACAGACGAGCAGGTTGGCCACAATTATTTGGAGCCCTCTCGCCGGATTGCTGAGGGACAAAAGAATCCCTCCGGCATTAACACGCTTGATATGCCAGACACTCCAGGCTATCAGTTTCTTCAAACGCGAGGATTGGTAATCATCAAAAATGACAACCTAGGCAGAGTTGCCGTCTTGCCTATTGGTATGGCTACAGTCTCTTCTGTTGTTATGAAGGAGGGTCTGAAGCCTGGCGCCAAGATCAAAAAGGGAGATGAGATTTCTCACTTTCAATTTGGCGGCTCGGACTGTGTTGTCATGTTTGAGAAAAAGGCGAGAGTTTCAGGTTTTCCCGACTCTGACCCGGCTTCTCGTGAGCATTTCTTCTATGGCGAAAAATTATGCAGAGCTTACTACAAAAAGCTGCAGCCTATTTAA